One genomic segment of Brassica napus cultivar Da-Ae chromosome A3, Da-Ae, whole genome shotgun sequence includes these proteins:
- the LOC106427943 gene encoding dehydration-responsive element-binding protein 2A-like: MAVYFHSGDINKTQLDTSRKRKSRSRRDGTTVAERLQIWKEYNENVEEASTKKRKVPAKGSKKGCMKGKGGPENGQCSFRGVRQRIWGKWVAEIREPNRGSRLWLGTFPTAEEAACAYDEAARVMYGPMARLNFPRSPVSDVTSSSSHSEVCTAPGLVHVKTEDADYESNSFVEADAKNGAYTHEEKVKKDVKVDAGSDWLSEFEQKYWSEVLEEKEKQKKQVETCQKQPASLSVSDYGWPEDLDQSHWEMFDVDELLGDLTGDMFTGLDQSQCLAGSVGGGLSESEKRQIGLYPLQSLDSSYGLPPLQLDAQDDNEFVDLRFLDLER, translated from the coding sequence ATGGCAGTTTATTTTCATAGTGGGGATATTAATAAAACTCAGCTCGATACGTCGAGGAAAAGGAAGTCAAGAAGTAGACGTGATGGTACCACTGTGGCTGAGAGGCTTCagatatggaaagagtacaatgAGAATGTAGAAGAAGCTTCCACCAAGAAGCGGAAAGTACCTGCGAAAGGTTCCAAGAAAGGGTGCATGAAAGGTAAAGGAGGACCAGAGAATGGTCAGTGTAGTTTCAGGGGAGTTAGGCAGAGGATTTGGGGCAAGTGGGTCGCTGAGATTAGAGAGCCTAACCGTGGAAGTAGGCTTTGGCTAGGCACTTTTCCAACCGCTGAGGAAGCTGCTTGTGCTTATGACGAGGCGGCTAGGGTTATGTACGGTCCTATGGCTCGTCTCAATTTCCCTCGGTCTCCTGTGTCTGATGTGACTAGTAGTTCGAGTCATTCTGAGGTGTGCACGGCTCCGGGACTTGTTCATGTGAAAACAGAAGATGCAGATTATGAATCCAATTCCTTCGTTGAAGCTGATGCCAAGAATGGTGCCTACACACATGAAGAAAAGGTAAAGAAGGACGTTAAGGTAGATGCTGGTAGTGATTGGTTGAGCGAGTTTGAACAGAAGTATTGGAGTGAAGTTCTGGAggagaaagagaaacaaaagaagcAAGTAGAAACCTGTCAGAAACAGCCTGCATCGCTATCTGTTTCAGATTACGGTTGGCCTGAGGATTTGGATCAGAGTCACTGGGAGATGTTTGATGTTGATGAGCTTCTAGGTGACTTGACTGGAGACATGTTTACAGGCTTGGACCAGAGCCAATGTCTAGCGGGCAGTGTAGGTGGTGGTTTGTCTGAATCCGAGAAGAGGCAAATTGGACTATATCCGCTGCAAAGCCTTGACTCTAGTTACGGATTGCCTCCGCTTCAGCTTGATGCACAGGATGATAATGAGTTCGTTGATCTGAGGTTCTTGGACCTGGAGAGATGA